A section of the Primulina eburnea isolate SZY01 chromosome 1, ASM2296580v1, whole genome shotgun sequence genome encodes:
- the LOC140807796 gene encoding uncharacterized protein, which yields MVQQNQFSGTATADPHVHLRTFLAEITDKGPSKSMAPIIAAGEHHNVARIEISNFRQTDFEQLYEAWERYKELLQRCSNHGFEDWVQIELFYNGLNGQTRTTVDAAAGGTIFAKYSAQAYDLFEQMTINSYQWPSERSGVQRAVEVYAVDPITSLTARVSALTTQIATMNKVSTSNTEGPSLVVEEPHFLEEAQYINNRNVGGFGGYRGKPSFEDLVGTFVVESGKRMSRTESRLDNLETHIASIGATLKILESQMGQIMKQLTSQPSGAVQKTADPNLREVNVIFIHHEEIGVVGREDKERSLQLQAEFQKKKGLEDLKNLHTNDEFVDQVEGEVTEGTRRNPPQKLLDPGEFIVPCEIGGHVVEKAICDSGASINIMPSSIYEKLGLTRIKPTELSLQLADKSVKVPLGMVEDVELKIDKLKVLAEFLVLDMENSQDVHVILG from the exons atggttcaacagaaccaattTTCAGGAACTGCCACTGCTGATCCTCACGTCCATTTAAGGACCTTCCTGGCCGAGATCACGGACaag ggaccaagcaagagtATGGCTCCAATCATTGCCGCTGGGGAGCATCACAACGTGGCAAGA ATTGAGATCAGTAATTTCAGGCAAACTGACTTTGAGCAGCTTTATGAGGCGTGGGAAAGGTACAAAGAGTTGTTGCAGAGGTGCTCgaatcatggttttgaagactgggtaCAGATTGAGCTTTTCTATAATGGGTTGAATGGTCAGACACGGACAACAGTGGATGCAGCGGCAGGTGGAACGATCTTTGCCAAATATTCTGCTCAAGCCTACGACTTGTttgagcagatgactattaaTAGCTACCAATGGCCGTCAGAGAGGTCAGGAGTACAGAGGGCTGTCGAagtttatgctgtggatcctATCACATCACTCACTGCACGAGTATCAGCATTGACTACACAGATAGCAACGATGAATAAAGTGAGTACATCAAATACTGAGGGACCATCGCTTGTCGTTGAAGAACCACATTTTCTTGAAGAAGCTCAGTATATCAACAACAGAAATGTTGGAGGGTTTggcggatatcgag ggaagccatcatttgaAGATTTAGTCGGaacatttgttgttgaatctggTAAAAGGATGTCTAGAACTGAGTCTAGACTAGACAACCTTGAGACACACATTGCGAGTATTGGTGCAACCTTGAAAATCCTTGAGTCGCAAATGGGGCAGATAATGAAGCAACTCACGTCTCAACCGTCAGGTGCAGTTCAAAAGACTGCAGACCCAAACCTAAGAGAAGTGAATGTCATTTTTATACATCATGAAGAGATTGGTGTGGTTGGCAGAGAAGATAAGGAG AGATCTTTACAATTACAAGctgaatttcaaaagaaaaaaggtcttgaagatctcaagaacTTACACACTAATGATGAGTTTGTAGATCAGGTGGAAGGTGAAGTTACCGAAGGAACACGAAGAAATCCTCCTCAGAAGTTGCTAGATCCTGGTGAATTTATCgtaccatgtgaaatagggGGTCATGTAGTGGAAAAGGCTATATGTGACTCAGGCGCGAGCATAAATATAATGCCAAGCTCTATCTACGAGAAACTTGGACTAACCAGGATAAAACCCACAGAATTAAGCTTGCAGCTAGCAGATAAATCGGTGAAGGTACCATTGGGCATGGTGGAAGATGTTGAACTGAAGATTGACAAATTGAAAGTTCTAGCAGAATTCTTGGTACTCGATATGGAGAATAGTCAGGACGTTCACGTCATTCTTGGATGA